Proteins from one Palaemon carinicauda isolate YSFRI2023 chromosome 44, ASM3689809v2, whole genome shotgun sequence genomic window:
- the LOC137634416 gene encoding uncharacterized protein, with amino-acid sequence MYTIFGLLQLVQLIDINGTADISPCEHPTTQHPALRPTTPSTTTTAPPSTTTTKTATREPPTFYPYGDDAFEDDEATWRRHFEEHTTAVPPALEEDHDEDDVIYLREPFNPLGEEPVYTNLSRNETYEDGEGDSDVKESDDDEPWWRRLVYILGDYKRIPLLLIFLVVFCVGAGMGSVATIICEQHCCCRDDGHHSNKSSDYDGEDEFRHFSRTDFTRPSANATFVGPVDGSINSGRLSKENISHPLPPGGSRSPGSDTYHTPYHHQQRYLSNSADETLPLNMPLPQDNQRVKNGAYNQFNKYQDTYQ; translated from the exons ATGTATACaatctttggattgttacaacttgttcaacttattgatattaac GGCACAGCAGACATAAGCCCTTGCGAACACCCAACCACCCAGCACCCAGCTCTCCGCCCAACTACCCCATCGACGACGACGACAGCGCCCCcatcaacaacaacgacaaaaaccgCAACTAGAGAACCGCCAACGTTCTACCCTTACGGAGACGATGCCTTCGAAGACGATGAAGCAACCTGGAGGAGGCACTTCGAGGAACATACGACGGCAGTGCCTCCGGCGTTAGAGGAGGATCATGACGAAGATGATGTCATTTATCTGAGGGAGCCATTTAATCCGTTGGGGGAGGAGCCCGTTTATACAAATCTATCTCGGAATGAGACGTATGAGGACGGCGAAGGTGATTCTGATGTCAAAG AATCAGACGACGACGAGCCCTGGTGGAGAAGGCTCGTCTACATCCTGGGCGACTACAAGCGCATCcctctcctcctcatcttcctcgtCGTCTTCTGCGTCGGAGCCGGCATGGGCTCTGTCGCCACGATCATCTGCGAGCAGCACTGCTGCTGCAGGGACGATGGGCATCACAGCAACAAGAGCTCCGATTACGACGGAGAAGATGAGTTCCGCCACTTCAGCCGGACGGATTTCACGAGGCCGTCGGCCAATGCCACCTTCGTCGGACCTGTGGATGGGAGCATCAACTCGGGGAGGCTCTCGAAGGAGAACATAAGTCATCCGCTTCCTCCCGGAGGGTCTAGAAGCCCCGGTTCGGATACCTACCACACGCCCTATCATCATCAGCAGCGCTACCTGAGCAACAGCGCCGACGAGACGCTCCCTCTGAACATGCCTCTTCCTCAAGATAACCAGAGGGTCAAGAATGGAGCTTACAATCAGTTTAATAAGTATCAAGATACTTATCAGTGA